From the Accumulibacter sp. genome, one window contains:
- the pglX gene encoding BREX-1 system adenine-specific DNA-methyltransferase PglX: protein MNTAKLKSYAPQARKDFIAAVQARANQLGLSAQGGKLDIAPSEKTGDIVVIAGQAWPAEMQQQRERLIQRIHKDGFAHTIEAVAYTWFNRFAALRYMEIHDYLDHGYRALSSREGGLPEILAHATELVGALPGLNAAQIADLKLAGNKDGELYRLLLVAQCNALSRAMPFLFERIDDESELLLPDNLIRTDSLIASLVDEIPEGDWANIEIIGWLYQFYISEKKDQVIGKVVASEDIPAATQLFTPNWIVKYMVQNSLGAQWLATYPQSPLKGQMEYYIEPAEQTDEVKVQLAAITPSMLNPEELTLIDPASGSGHILVEAYELFKAIYLERGYRQRDLPQLILEKNLFGLDIDERAAQLTGFALMMKGRADDRRLFERGVKLNVMALVDSAGLDAKGLAKGVELGGYGVMPRDLAELKRLFQHATTFGSLIQVPAGLAEKLPALKQLSGATGQDLFVSEALKRLGPLVQQAELLAAQYDAVVANPPYIGSKYHTPFLKNLLKEHYSGYEKDLFSAFVVRCSAMGASNARIGMMSPNVWMYISSHEPLRELVLSTRMLVNLVELPLSGFKGATVQICSFVFRNAHVSNSKGGFIRLVEFAGGDAEMAAYTKQSIQNSDCGWYFEATQDEFRKIPGRPIAYFATEKLFSAFTRNRPLEEYGLVRQGAATSDNDRFLRLWWEVATPDIGFGFISLEEANGSGKKWFPYNKGGPYRKWYGNHEFLINYQSDGQELKQFQSTLNQGWMVRLKSREYYFGESVSWPKISSGSFSARYYPNGFIFDVAGCCYFPKHHGSKKAVVAFLNSNVVASCLHILSPTLNFEIEQVKKVPFIELPQDDLEFLEGIFAVSYSDWNVYERSWDFQSIPLLTAHSDAASTLESSYTAWITQNRDTIAEMKRLEEENNRLFIDAYGLADELTPDVPLSQITLTANPAYRYGRKLTEEEQWTRFRQDTIQELVSYAIGCMMGRYSLDAPGLIYAHAGNVGFDATRYKTFPADADGIVPVTDELWFDDDAANRVCEFLRATWGAEKLDQNMAWLAGNLGAKASETPIEAIRRYLADKFFKDHCSTYKKRPIYWLFSSGKQGAFQALVYLHRYHEGTLARVRAEYVVPLTGKMQSRIEMLEKDKDAATSSTARNKIAKQIESLKKKHVELLAYDEKLRHYADRRISLDLDDGVKVNYGKFGDLLAEVKAVTGGASDD, encoded by the coding sequence ATGAACACCGCCAAGCTCAAGTCTTACGCCCCGCAAGCCCGCAAGGATTTCATCGCTGCCGTTCAGGCGCGCGCCAACCAGCTCGGACTGTCTGCGCAAGGGGGAAAGCTCGACATCGCCCCCAGCGAGAAAACCGGTGACATCGTCGTCATCGCCGGGCAGGCATGGCCCGCCGAGATGCAGCAGCAGCGCGAACGCCTGATTCAGCGCATCCACAAGGACGGCTTTGCGCACACCATCGAGGCGGTGGCCTATACCTGGTTCAACCGTTTTGCCGCGCTGCGCTACATGGAGATCCACGACTATCTGGACCACGGGTACCGGGCGCTGTCGAGCCGGGAAGGTGGCCTGCCGGAAATCCTCGCCCACGCCACCGAACTGGTCGGTGCGCTTCCGGGCCTGAACGCCGCCCAGATCGCCGACCTCAAGCTCGCCGGCAACAAGGACGGTGAGCTCTATCGGCTCTTGCTGGTCGCGCAATGCAACGCACTCTCCCGCGCCATGCCCTTCCTCTTCGAGCGCATCGACGACGAATCCGAACTGCTGCTGCCCGACAACCTCATCCGTACGGACTCGTTGATCGCTTCGCTGGTCGATGAGATTCCGGAAGGCGACTGGGCCAACATCGAGATCATCGGCTGGCTCTACCAGTTCTACATTTCGGAGAAGAAGGACCAGGTCATCGGCAAGGTGGTGGCCTCGGAGGATATTCCAGCGGCGACCCAGCTGTTCACGCCCAACTGGATCGTCAAGTACATGGTCCAGAACTCGCTCGGAGCGCAATGGCTGGCGACCTATCCCCAGTCGCCGCTCAAGGGGCAGATGGAGTACTACATCGAGCCCGCCGAGCAGACCGACGAGGTCAAGGTGCAGCTCGCTGCCATCACGCCCAGCATGCTCAACCCGGAGGAGTTGACTCTCATCGACCCGGCCAGTGGCTCTGGGCACATCTTGGTGGAGGCCTATGAGCTCTTCAAGGCCATCTACCTGGAGCGCGGCTACCGGCAAAGAGACCTCCCGCAGCTGATCCTGGAGAAGAACCTCTTCGGCCTCGACATCGACGAGCGAGCGGCGCAGCTGACGGGCTTTGCGCTGATGATGAAGGGGCGGGCGGATGACCGCCGGCTGTTTGAGCGGGGGGTGAAGCTCAATGTGATGGCGCTGGTGGATAGCGCGGGGCTCGATGCGAAGGGGCTGGCGAAGGGGGTGGAACTCGGGGGCTACGGGGTGATGCCGAGGGACCTCGCGGAGCTGAAGCGGCTGTTCCAGCACGCGACGACTTTTGGGTCGTTGATACAGGTGCCGGCGGGATTGGCGGAGAAGCTGCCGGCGCTGAAGCAGCTGAGTGGGGCGACCGGTCAGGACCTCTTTGTGTCGGAGGCGCTCAAGCGTTTGGGGCCGTTGGTGCAGCAGGCTGAGTTGCTGGCGGCGCAGTACGACGCGGTGGTGGCCAATCCCCCGTATATCGGCAGCAAATACCACACGCCATTTCTGAAGAATTTATTAAAGGAACACTACAGTGGCTACGAGAAGGACCTTTTCTCAGCGTTCGTGGTTCGATGTTCAGCGATGGGCGCATCTAATGCCCGCATAGGAATGATGAGTCCGAACGTATGGATGTATATTTCATCTCACGAGCCACTCCGCGAGCTGGTTTTGTCGACACGGATGCTTGTAAACCTGGTTGAACTCCCGCTGTCTGGGTTCAAAGGCGCAACGGTTCAGATCTGCTCGTTTGTCTTCAGAAATGCCCACGTGTCGAATTCGAAGGGTGGTTTCATTCGGCTGGTTGAATTCGCTGGTGGCGATGCTGAAATGGCTGCCTACACGAAGCAGTCTATTCAGAACAGTGACTGTGGATGGTACTTCGAGGCTACTCAAGATGAGTTTAGGAAGATCCCTGGCCGTCCAATAGCCTACTTCGCGACTGAGAAACTCTTTTCTGCATTCACTCGAAACAGGCCCTTAGAAGAATACGGCTTAGTCCGCCAGGGGGCTGCAACCTCTGATAACGATCGTTTTCTCAGGCTTTGGTGGGAAGTGGCAACGCCTGATATTGGCTTTGGGTTTATTAGTCTGGAAGAGGCAAACGGATCTGGCAAGAAGTGGTTTCCCTACAATAAGGGTGGTCCGTACAGGAAGTGGTACGGGAATCACGAGTTTTTGATCAACTATCAAAGCGATGGACAAGAGCTAAAGCAATTCCAGTCAACACTAAATCAAGGCTGGATGGTCCGTCTAAAGAGTCGCGAATACTATTTCGGTGAGTCTGTGAGTTGGCCAAAAATTTCTTCGGGATCTTTTTCCGCGCGATACTACCCGAATGGATTTATCTTCGATGTCGCAGGATGTTGCTATTTTCCAAAACATCATGGCTCTAAGAAAGCTGTAGTGGCTTTTCTTAATTCGAATGTAGTTGCCTCCTGCTTACATATACTTTCGCCAACGCTTAATTTCGAAATCGAGCAGGTAAAGAAAGTCCCATTTATTGAATTGCCCCAAGATGATCTCGAGTTTCTTGAAGGAATATTTGCGGTCTCCTATTCAGATTGGAACGTCTACGAACGCTCCTGGGACTTCCAATCCATCCCCCTCCTAACGGCCCACTCCGACGCGGCCTCCACTCTCGAATCCAGCTACACCGCCTGGATCACCCAGAACCGAGACACCATCGCCGAGATGAAGCGCCTCGAAGAGGAGAACAACCGCCTCTTCATCGACGCATACGGCCTGGCGGACGAGCTCACCCCCGACGTCCCTTTGTCGCAGATCACCCTCACGGCGAACCCCGCCTACCGCTACGGCCGCAAGCTCACCGAAGAGGAGCAATGGACCCGCTTCCGCCAAGACACCATTCAGGAGCTGGTCTCCTACGCCATTGGCTGCATGATGGGTCGCTACAGCCTGGACGCGCCCGGCCTGATCTACGCCCACGCCGGCAACGTCGGTTTCGACGCCACGCGCTACAAGACCTTCCCGGCCGACGCCGACGGCATCGTGCCCGTTACCGACGAACTCTGGTTCGACGACGACGCCGCCAACCGTGTATGTGAGTTCCTGCGCGCCACCTGGGGTGCCGAGAAGCTCGATCAGAACATGGCCTGGCTCGCCGGCAATCTCGGTGCGAAAGCCAGCGAAACGCCCATCGAGGCGATCCGCCGCTACCTCGCCGACAAGTTCTTCAAGGACCACTGCTCCACCTACAAAAAGCGCCCGATCTACTGGCTCTTCAGCAGCGGCAAGCAAGGCGCCTTCCAGGCGCTGGTCTATCTGCACCGTTACCACGAAGGCACACTGGCCCGCGTGCGCGCCGAGTACGTCGTCCCGCTCACCGGCAAAATGCAGTCGCGCATCGAAATGCTGGAAAAGGACAAGGATGCTGCCACCTCCTCCACCGCTCGGAACAAGATCGCCAAGCAGATCGAATCGCTGAAGAAAAAGCACGTCGAACTGCTTGCCTACGACGAAAAGCTGCGCCACTACGCCGATAGGCGCATCAGTCTCGATCTCGATGATGGGGTGAAGGTGAACTACGGAAAATTCGGGGATTTGTTGGCTGAAGTGAAGGCGGTGACGGGGGGCGCAAGTGATGATTGA
- a CDS encoding PDDEXK nuclease domain-containing protein, with protein sequence MIEPTMTDFLTLQPNALAEYQEWLSTIKRRIVSVRLRMALAASRELILFYWELGAMIAHKQAQSQWGDKLIAQLSADLQKAFPDIKGLSTSNLKYCLRFFQFYTGAQGIPAIDSAVAPFGQQPVDQMPWGHNIQIFTRCHSVAEARFYIEQTLEQGWSRDVLALQLKSNLYARAGKAVTNFSRTLPFPQSDLAQQTLKDPYTFDFMSMTEPYNERDVERQLTQHITQFLLELGKGFAFIGRQYHLEIAGNDYYIDLLFYHVTLKCYVVVELKNRKFIPEFAGKLNFYLSAVDSLLKRDDDQPTIGLLLCRDKNNIEVEFALRDMNKPMGVSEYTLVETLPDNLKGAMPTVEEIENDLQQLQEVDDGNSNGGSQ encoded by the coding sequence ATGATCGAACCCACCATGACAGACTTTCTGACTCTCCAGCCCAATGCGCTGGCCGAATACCAAGAGTGGCTCAGCACCATCAAGCGGCGCATCGTCTCCGTGCGCTTGCGCATGGCGCTGGCGGCCAGCCGTGAGTTGATTCTGTTTTACTGGGAGCTGGGTGCGATGATTGCCCACAAACAGGCTCAAAGCCAATGGGGTGACAAGCTGATTGCCCAACTCTCGGCCGACTTGCAAAAGGCCTTTCCAGACATCAAGGGCTTGTCCACCTCCAACTTGAAGTATTGCCTGCGCTTCTTTCAGTTCTACACCGGTGCGCAAGGCATTCCCGCAATAGACAGCGCAGTCGCGCCATTTGGTCAACAGCCTGTTGACCAAATGCCCTGGGGCCATAACATCCAGATTTTTACCCGGTGCCACAGCGTGGCCGAAGCCCGTTTTTACATTGAGCAAACCCTGGAGCAAGGCTGGAGCCGCGATGTGCTGGCGCTGCAACTGAAGTCAAACTTGTATGCCCGCGCAGGCAAGGCGGTGACCAACTTTTCCCGTACCTTGCCATTCCCACAGTCTGACCTGGCCCAGCAAACCCTCAAAGACCCTTATACCTTCGACTTCATGTCCATGACGGAACCGTACAACGAACGGGATGTCGAGCGGCAACTCACCCAGCACATCACCCAATTCCTGTTGGAACTGGGCAAGGGCTTTGCCTTCATCGGCCGTCAATACCACCTGGAAATTGCCGGTAACGATTACTACATTGACCTGTTGTTTTACCACGTTACGCTGAAATGTTATGTGGTCGTAGAACTCAAGAACCGCAAATTTATCCCGGAATTCGCCGGCAAGCTCAACTTTTACCTGTCCGCAGTAGACAGCCTGCTCAAACGCGATGACGACCAGCCCACCATCGGCCTGCTGTTGTGTCGCGATAAAAACAACATCGAGGTGGAATTTGCCCTGCGTGACATGAATAAACCCATGGGCGTGAGCGAATACACCCTGGTGGAAACCTTGCCGGACAATTTGAAGGGCGCAATGCCGACGGTAGAGGAAATCGAGAATGACTTGCAGCAGTTGCAAGAAGTGGATGACGGCAATAGCAACGGTGGCAGTCAATGA
- a CDS encoding Shedu immune nuclease family protein encodes MIKISKQADSLLLTYVPDRFNSVRWLDEKLKQDDEVTLRRTFTFTTGDLVSQPQQTDDEDDAERIFKLGGAEDGYYRIDKAILGLKHDLLLDKAMRLDPQVFVANRDISIFRKIDELIDEQIIVGGENENAIPFSDFELLIRTFPTSTELTHYARSRISRVLKDYFGTLSDAEGKLNSYLARKKRLVATSRNSILENFELQKFEYIHNELEGMLKVADSYTEKNWQKKILELLLFVFPKYIAVLENVHIKDFYSKAGKVTDRYIDLMLVDVNGNIDIIEIKKPFANALLSSNKYRDNHTPRTELAGSVMQAEKYLFHLNKWGQPGEREIYDKRKSELPDGLELKITNPKAMILLGRDNDFSGEQRLDFEIIRRKYANMIDIMTFDDLLRRLENIIAMMRRNVSARMGGGHA; translated from the coding sequence ATGATCAAGATTTCAAAACAGGCTGATAGCCTGCTTTTGACCTATGTGCCCGATCGGTTCAACAGCGTGCGGTGGCTTGATGAAAAGCTCAAGCAGGATGACGAAGTTACCCTGCGTCGGACGTTTACCTTCACCACTGGTGATCTCGTTTCACAGCCCCAGCAAACTGACGACGAGGATGATGCAGAGCGTATTTTCAAATTGGGTGGAGCCGAAGACGGCTATTACAGAATTGACAAAGCCATTCTTGGCCTGAAACACGACCTGTTGCTAGACAAAGCCATGAGGCTTGATCCTCAAGTTTTCGTTGCGAACAGAGATATTTCTATCTTTCGAAAAATTGACGAATTGATCGATGAGCAAATCATTGTCGGCGGTGAAAACGAGAATGCGATTCCGTTTAGCGATTTTGAACTGCTCATTCGAACCTTCCCGACATCCACTGAACTGACCCACTACGCCAGATCACGTATCTCACGTGTGCTCAAAGATTACTTTGGAACGCTTTCAGACGCGGAAGGAAAACTCAATAGTTATCTGGCAAGGAAGAAACGTCTTGTTGCCACATCCAGAAATAGCATCCTTGAAAATTTCGAGCTGCAAAAATTTGAATATATCCACAACGAACTTGAAGGGATGCTCAAGGTTGCCGATAGTTACACAGAAAAGAATTGGCAAAAGAAGATTCTGGAACTTCTGTTATTTGTCTTCCCGAAGTACATCGCCGTGCTCGAAAACGTGCACATCAAGGACTTTTACTCGAAAGCCGGCAAGGTGACTGACCGCTACATTGACCTGATGCTAGTGGATGTCAATGGAAACATTGACATCATTGAGATCAAGAAGCCTTTCGCCAATGCGCTGCTGTCCAGCAACAAATACCGTGACAACCATACGCCGCGAACCGAACTTGCTGGGTCGGTGATGCAAGCGGAGAAATACCTGTTTCACTTGAACAAGTGGGGCCAGCCAGGAGAGCGGGAAATATACGACAAGCGCAAAAGTGAACTCCCCGATGGACTGGAATTGAAGATCACTAATCCGAAGGCGATGATCCTGCTCGGACGCGACAACGACTTTTCGGGTGAGCAGCGCTTGGATTTCGAAATCATCCGAAGGAAGTACGCCAATATGATCGACATCATGACCTTCGATGACCTGCTACGCAGACTAGAAAACATCATTGCCATGATGAGACGAAATGTGTCTGCACGAATGGGAGGTGGACATGCATAA
- the brxC gene encoding BREX system P-loop protein BrxC produces the protein MKIRDLFTKPIDRPINGVTKADQRDAESIWQELDEYVVTKQLTAYFRRFFDAFLAAADNPKDPVLSARMAVWVSGSFGSGKSHFIKILSYLLENIEAVNPKDGTTRRAAQFFDAHKIKDAMLLADVQRAVRGSSDVILFNIDAKADSKDERDVILQVFLRVFNEKLGYSGDAPHVAEMERHLVSKDAYETFKAAFADQNGSTWDAERDAVDFLRDDVVYALARALKQSEDSAAAWFDNARETYRINIEGLARLIRDYLASKPAGHRIVFLVDEVGQFIGNNTQLMLTLQTIAEQLGTLCQGRAWVIVTSQEDIDAAIGEANKARSQDFSKIQGRFHTRLSLASSNTDEVIGERLLAKTEAAHVALRDRFEQKGDIINNQLAFVGNSVTMKSYKDATEFVACYPFAPYQFALLQKIFESIRKVGATGRHLSKGERSLLDAFQSAALLNAERGIDALVPLYDFYPSIESFIDTTAKRSIDEAPGNAALESYDVHLLKAMFLIRYIPDIVKPNIDNLATLCVNEIDADKLALKRRIQESLARLERQRLVSRNGDLWFFLTNEERDVAREIGHVTVSANEKWRLLSELIYDDLLGGQTKVRHRDTKADYDFNRLLDGAPWKNASHPLSLEIATPLGDDYELLSEARCILRSSESGGRALIRTAEGDRLDIELTLYLQIEKCIDSPKASTAAASLKRILSDRKDENRERRGRILAQLGELMVTGDFYALGQKPQIKAASPTTLLDELVIYLISNTYTKLPYLKVRQADPIAEIKAVLAVDTIGQHGLSLNGEQGNPLAIKELRDYLHLKASSERVLLSDIVDRFTGIPWGWKPEWEVVLLVARLFMAGEIKLMREGDDLDPKSAVDPLTKSVRFKQVSLLKKKVPDAAALKRARDLYKEIFARIAREDADGLVADYRAALGDWQADLKGCVQTAAIRHHPGKEVIDTAVTRIGKQLAIRDAFEFIETMLSAKSDWLDTSEDIHDVVSFYKTQLPTWRKLLDALTGFAENRDVLLKLPAVATSLADLESIRDHPAPYDQIPRIEALIKIVEGVNETAAQAKRERALKSIDAKIAEVLKALDQVQADADLRNKALLPLQTLKTKVAELSSIPKIFYFQGQAGELLDDAMHIIESASQKPATVVEDPGGATTRNVFTTGANTTAPKPVKVIRAAELSPTTYLETGAEVESYIARLKSELLAAIQAGQRVRIQ, from the coding sequence ATGAAAATCAGGGATCTCTTTACCAAGCCGATCGACCGCCCGATCAATGGCGTCACCAAGGCCGACCAGCGCGACGCCGAGAGCATCTGGCAGGAACTCGACGAGTACGTCGTCACCAAGCAACTGACGGCGTATTTCCGTCGCTTTTTCGACGCCTTCCTCGCTGCCGCCGACAACCCGAAGGACCCCGTTCTCTCGGCGCGGATGGCCGTCTGGGTCTCGGGCTCCTTCGGCTCCGGCAAGTCGCACTTCATCAAGATCCTCTCCTACCTGCTGGAAAACATCGAGGCGGTCAACCCGAAGGACGGCACTACCAGGCGAGCGGCGCAGTTCTTCGACGCGCACAAGATCAAGGACGCGATGCTGCTCGCGGATGTTCAACGCGCGGTGCGGGGCAGTTCCGATGTGATCCTGTTCAACATCGACGCCAAGGCCGACAGCAAGGATGAGCGCGATGTCATCCTGCAGGTTTTTCTGCGCGTCTTCAACGAAAAGCTCGGTTACAGCGGTGACGCGCCGCATGTTGCCGAAATGGAGCGCCACCTGGTCAGCAAGGACGCCTACGAAACCTTCAAGGCTGCCTTCGCCGACCAGAACGGCTCCACCTGGGATGCCGAACGCGACGCCGTCGATTTCCTGCGTGACGACGTGGTGTATGCCCTGGCCAGGGCGCTCAAGCAAAGCGAGGACTCTGCCGCGGCGTGGTTCGACAACGCGCGCGAGACCTACCGGATCAACATCGAAGGGCTCGCCAGGCTGATTCGTGACTACCTCGCCAGCAAGCCGGCCGGGCACCGGATCGTCTTTCTGGTCGATGAAGTCGGCCAGTTCATCGGCAACAACACGCAGTTGATGCTCACCTTGCAGACCATCGCCGAGCAACTGGGGACGCTGTGCCAGGGGCGCGCGTGGGTGATCGTCACCAGTCAGGAAGACATCGACGCCGCGATCGGCGAAGCCAACAAGGCCAGGTCGCAGGACTTCTCCAAGATTCAGGGGCGTTTCCACACCCGTCTGTCACTGGCCAGTTCCAACACCGACGAGGTGATCGGCGAACGTCTCCTCGCCAAGACCGAAGCTGCCCACGTCGCCCTGCGCGACCGCTTCGAACAGAAGGGCGACATCATCAACAACCAGCTCGCCTTCGTCGGCAATTCGGTCACGATGAAGAGCTACAAGGACGCCACAGAATTCGTCGCCTGCTACCCGTTCGCGCCGTACCAGTTCGCGCTGCTGCAGAAGATCTTTGAATCGATCCGCAAGGTCGGCGCTACCGGCAGGCACCTCTCGAAAGGCGAACGTTCGTTGCTCGACGCCTTCCAGTCCGCCGCCCTTCTCAATGCGGAGCGGGGGATTGACGCGCTGGTCCCGCTCTACGACTTCTACCCCTCGATCGAGAGCTTCATCGACACCACGGCCAAGCGCTCGATCGACGAAGCGCCGGGCAACGCTGCGCTCGAGTCCTACGACGTCCATCTGCTCAAGGCGATGTTCCTGATCCGTTACATCCCGGACATCGTCAAACCCAATATCGACAACCTCGCCACCCTTTGCGTCAATGAAATCGATGCCGACAAGCTGGCCCTCAAGCGCCGCATCCAGGAAAGCCTCGCCCGGCTCGAACGGCAGCGACTCGTCAGCCGCAATGGCGACCTCTGGTTCTTCCTGACCAACGAAGAGCGTGATGTCGCCCGCGAGATCGGCCACGTCACCGTCTCTGCCAACGAAAAATGGCGGCTGCTCAGCGAGCTGATCTACGACGACCTTCTCGGCGGGCAGACCAAGGTGCGCCACAGGGACACCAAGGCCGACTACGACTTCAACCGCCTCCTCGATGGCGCCCCGTGGAAGAACGCCAGCCATCCGCTGAGCCTTGAAATCGCCACTCCGCTCGGCGACGACTACGAACTGCTCAGCGAAGCCAGGTGCATTCTGCGCAGCTCGGAATCGGGTGGCCGGGCGCTGATCCGGACCGCCGAAGGCGATCGGCTCGACATCGAGCTGACCCTCTACCTGCAGATCGAGAAGTGCATCGACAGTCCCAAGGCCAGCACCGCCGCGGCATCGCTCAAACGCATCCTCTCGGACCGCAAGGACGAAAACCGCGAGCGCCGTGGCCGCATCCTGGCGCAACTGGGCGAACTCATGGTCACCGGCGACTTCTATGCGCTCGGCCAGAAGCCGCAGATCAAGGCCGCCAGCCCGACCACGCTGCTCGACGAACTGGTCATTTATCTGATTTCCAACACCTACACCAAGCTCCCGTATCTCAAGGTACGGCAGGCTGACCCCATCGCCGAAATCAAGGCCGTGCTGGCCGTCGACACGATCGGCCAGCACGGCCTCAGCCTGAATGGTGAACAAGGCAACCCCCTCGCGATCAAGGAACTGCGCGACTACCTGCACCTCAAGGCCAGCAGCGAGCGCGTCCTGCTCTCCGATATCGTCGATCGCTTCACCGGCATCCCCTGGGGATGGAAGCCGGAATGGGAGGTGGTGCTGCTGGTCGCCCGACTGTTCATGGCTGGCGAGATCAAGCTGATGCGCGAAGGCGACGACCTCGACCCGAAGAGCGCCGTCGACCCGCTGACCAAATCGGTTCGCTTCAAGCAGGTCTCACTCCTCAAGAAGAAGGTTCCGGATGCTGCCGCGCTCAAGCGGGCGCGCGATCTCTACAAGGAAATCTTCGCCAGGATTGCCCGCGAAGACGCGGACGGGCTGGTCGCGGATTACCGCGCTGCCCTCGGTGACTGGCAGGCCGACCTCAAGGGCTGCGTCCAGACCGCCGCGATCAGGCATCATCCCGGCAAGGAGGTGATCGACACGGCCGTCACCCGCATCGGCAAGCAGCTCGCGATCCGCGACGCCTTCGAGTTCATCGAGACCATGTTGAGCGCGAAGAGCGACTGGCTGGACACCAGCGAAGATATCCATGATGTCGTCAGCTTCTACAAAACGCAGCTTCCGACCTGGCGCAAGCTGCTCGACGCGCTGACCGGCTTTGCCGAAAACCGGGACGTCCTGCTCAAGCTTCCTGCCGTCGCCACCTCACTCGCCGACCTGGAGTCGATACGCGACCATCCGGCGCCATACGACCAGATTCCGCGCATCGAAGCACTGATCAAGATCGTCGAGGGCGTCAATGAAACCGCCGCTCAAGCAAAGCGTGAACGCGCTCTCAAGTCCATTGACGCAAAGATTGCCGAAGTCCTGAAAGCTCTGGATCAGGTTCAGGCAGACGCGGACCTGCGCAACAAGGCTTTGCTGCCTTTGCAGACGCTGAAGACGAAGGTCGCAGAGCTATCCAGTATTCCGAAGATCTTCTACTTTCAGGGGCAAGCCGGCGAGCTGCTTGACGACGCGATGCACATCATCGAATCGGCCAGCCAGAAGCCCGCCACGGTGGTGGAGGATCCCGGAGGTGCGACGACACGAAACGTCTTCACGACCGGTGCCAACACGACAGCTCCGAAACCCGTGAAAGTCATTCGGGCTGCAGAGCTTTCGCCCACGACCTATCTGGAAACGGGAGCCGAGGTCGAAAGCTACATCGCCAGGCTCAAGTCCGAACTTCTCGCCGCTATCCAGGCAGGCCAGCGCGTACGCATCCAATAA